The following are encoded in a window of Nitrospinota bacterium genomic DNA:
- the flhA gene encoding flagellar biosynthesis protein FlhA, with protein sequence MAKVNPFSLIMERPQELVVAVGVVGILAVMVMPIPTFFLDILLSFSLTFAIIILLVSIFMLEPLEFSIFPSLLLIVTLLRLSLNVATTRIILLHGSEGPASAGQVIESFGSFVVGGNYAVGTVIFIILVMINFIVITKGSVRTSEVAARFTLDAIPGKQMSIDADLNAGIITDQDARLRRQTLEREADFYGSMDGAIRFVRGDAIAGILITLINIIGGFSIGVLQQGMDVAEAAQNYTLLTIGDGLVSQLPALVISTAAGLVVTRAVSDKSLPYELMGQLLNQPYAFVIASVCLLFFGLIPGLPHFPFFLLSLLTGIVAFIRLKDIQTSDAKKLKKIDDEARAPVPERVESILPLDIMELEVGYELIPLVDADRNGELLDRIKSIRRQFALEMGFIVPPLHIRDNLQLKASDYAIVLKGVEVAKGSIMMGRLLAMNPGTTEKEIEGIKTQEPTFGLPAVWIPTSAKQEAQMAGYTVVDPATVITTHIKETIKRHGHELLGRQEAQALMDKFKESNPKVVEELIPNLLSLGKVQKVLQNLLKEQITIRDLRTILEQLADYAPSTQDTDILTEFVRQALARPITKQYQSADGTLSVMTLDRGIEGIIEGSIQRTESVSFLALEPGIAEKLLARLKEAMEILAPRLESSPILLASPSIRLHLRRFTERFLPDLVILSHNEVTPSVQIKTLRVVNINAN encoded by the coding sequence ATGGCAAAGGTAAACCCTTTTAGCTTAATAATGGAGAGACCTCAGGAATTGGTCGTGGCTGTCGGAGTCGTGGGGATTCTGGCGGTTATGGTCATGCCGATTCCGACTTTTTTTCTAGACATCCTGCTGTCCTTCAGTCTCACTTTCGCCATCATTATTTTACTGGTCTCTATTTTCATGCTGGAGCCTTTGGAATTTTCCATTTTCCCGTCTCTCCTGCTGATCGTGACCCTTTTACGCTTGTCACTCAACGTGGCCACCACCCGAATCATATTATTGCATGGCAGTGAAGGCCCTGCTTCAGCGGGACAGGTGATCGAATCCTTTGGTTCCTTTGTCGTTGGTGGAAATTATGCGGTCGGGACAGTTATTTTTATCATCCTGGTCATGATCAATTTCATCGTTATTACTAAAGGTTCCGTCAGGACCTCGGAAGTCGCGGCGCGTTTTACCCTGGATGCGATTCCGGGAAAGCAGATGAGTATTGACGCCGATTTAAATGCAGGAATTATCACCGATCAGGATGCCCGCCTTCGCAGGCAGACTCTGGAAAGGGAGGCCGATTTCTATGGGTCTATGGACGGTGCCATCCGGTTTGTACGGGGGGATGCCATTGCCGGAATACTCATTACCCTGATTAACATCATCGGCGGGTTCAGTATAGGCGTGCTCCAGCAGGGCATGGATGTGGCGGAGGCTGCCCAGAACTACACCTTGCTTACCATTGGCGACGGTCTGGTTTCGCAATTACCGGCGCTGGTAATTTCCACGGCGGCGGGTCTTGTGGTCACGCGTGCGGTTTCCGATAAAAGTCTTCCCTACGAGCTCATGGGGCAGTTGCTCAATCAACCCTACGCATTTGTAATCGCTTCTGTATGCTTGTTATTTTTCGGTCTGATTCCCGGACTGCCGCATTTTCCGTTTTTTCTGCTAAGCCTGCTTACCGGGATTGTAGCTTTTATCCGATTAAAAGATATCCAGACTAGTGATGCAAAAAAATTGAAAAAAATAGATGATGAAGCCAGGGCTCCCGTCCCGGAACGGGTGGAGTCCATCCTGCCTCTCGATATCATGGAGCTTGAGGTCGGGTATGAGCTGATTCCCCTGGTAGATGCGGACCGCAATGGCGAGCTTCTGGATCGTATCAAATCCATCCGCAGACAATTTGCCCTGGAGATGGGATTTATTGTTCCCCCATTGCATATCCGCGACAACCTGCAATTGAAAGCCAGTGATTATGCCATTGTGCTCAAGGGCGTGGAAGTGGCGAAAGGAAGTATCATGATGGGCCGTCTTTTGGCCATGAACCCCGGAACAACGGAAAAGGAAATCGAAGGCATCAAAACCCAGGAACCGACTTTCGGATTGCCGGCGGTATGGATTCCTACCAGCGCCAAGCAGGAAGCGCAGATGGCCGGGTATACGGTCGTCGATCCCGCCACGGTGATCACCACTCATATCAAGGAAACCATCAAGCGCCATGGCCACGAACTTTTGGGCCGTCAGGAAGCCCAGGCTCTGATGGATAAGTTCAAGGAATCCAATCCCAAGGTGGTGGAGGAACTCATCCCCAACCTGCTCAGCCTGGGCAAAGTGCAAAAAGTGTTACAGAATCTTCTGAAAGAGCAAATTACCATTCGCGATCTCCGTACCATTCTGGAGCAGTTGGCGGATTATGCTCCATCGACTCAGGATACGGATATTCTGACTGAATTTGTCCGCCAGGCGCTGGCGCGGCCCATCACCAAACAGTATCAGTCGGCAGATGGAACCCTGTCCGTCATGACCCTGGACCGGGGGATCGAGGGCATCATCGAAGGGTCCATACAGAGAACGGAGTCGGTGTCTTTTCTGGCATTAGAACCCGGCATTGCAGAGAAACTATTGGCGAGGCTCAAAGAAGCTATGGAAATATTGGCGCCCAGGCTGGAATCATCCCCGATTTTGTTGGCGTCGCCATCCATTCGTCTCCATCTGCGGCGATTTACAGAGAGATTCCTTCCGGATCTGGTGATTTTGTCGCACAACGAAGTGACGCCTTCCGTTCAGATCAAGACGTTGCGAGTGGTGAATATCAATGCGAATTAG
- the flhB gene encoding flagellar biosynthesis protein FlhB, translating to MAEENKDQKTEEASSKRVTDAEGKGNFALSKELTSSFILLGATLSLYAVGQQGPLKMMVLWRALLSEAHVFQLTTEELYKAFVLVMKSTFFILSPILFTIMIAGIIANLIQTRGLKISTHPLIPKFNKLNPLKGFGRIFSKNSLMELLKSLFKVFIVSVIAYQTIKGHWDEIPPLMHFEVGQILIFLGKVSLEIMIKVLLVMIFLALVDYLFQKYTYMENLRMSKQEVKDERKETDGNPQIKQRIRRAQMEMARKRMMSAVPQADVVVTNPTHLAIAIKYDIDKYAAPILVAKGAGAIAQRIRSIAEEHGIPIVEDKPLARVLHKTVEVGQLIPASLYKAVAEILAYVYRLKGKSNL from the coding sequence GTGGCAGAAGAAAACAAAGACCAAAAAACCGAAGAGGCATCGAGCAAGCGCGTCACGGATGCGGAGGGCAAGGGCAACTTTGCGCTCAGCAAGGAACTGACCTCGTCCTTCATTCTATTGGGGGCGACGCTCTCCCTTTATGCTGTGGGGCAACAAGGGCCATTGAAAATGATGGTCTTGTGGCGTGCGCTCTTGTCTGAAGCGCATGTCTTTCAGTTGACCACAGAGGAATTGTACAAGGCGTTTGTTCTGGTCATGAAAAGCACCTTTTTTATTTTAAGCCCTATTCTTTTTACAATTATGATCGCGGGCATCATTGCCAACCTCATTCAAACCCGTGGGTTGAAAATCTCAACGCATCCTCTCATCCCAAAGTTTAACAAGCTGAACCCTCTCAAAGGGTTTGGCAGAATATTTTCGAAAAACTCTTTGATGGAGCTTTTAAAATCTCTCTTCAAAGTTTTTATCGTTTCGGTCATTGCTTATCAAACCATAAAGGGGCATTGGGATGAAATTCCTCCTTTAATGCATTTCGAAGTGGGGCAGATTTTGATATTTCTGGGGAAAGTGTCCCTGGAAATTATGATCAAGGTGTTGCTGGTCATGATTTTTCTTGCCCTGGTGGATTATTTATTTCAAAAATACACCTATATGGAAAACCTGCGCATGAGCAAGCAGGAGGTGAAGGATGAAAGAAAGGAAACGGATGGCAATCCACAGATCAAACAAAGGATTCGCCGCGCTCAAATGGAGATGGCTCGCAAGCGAATGATGAGCGCCGTTCCCCAAGCGGATGTTGTGGTCACCAACCCGACGCACCTTGCCATAGCCATCAAATATGATATCGATAAATACGCGGCCCCCATTCTGGTGGCGAAAGGAGCCGGAGCCATCGCACAAAGAATCCGCTCCATTGCCGAGGAGCATGGCATTCCAATCGTGGAGGACAAGCCTCTGGCCCGGGTTCTTCACAAGACGGTGGAAGTGGGGCAATTGATCCCCGCCAGCCTGTATAAGGCTGTTGCGGAAATTCTGGCTTATGTGTACCGCTTAAAAGGAAAATCCAACCTTTAA
- a CDS encoding AAA family ATPase encodes MRIRKILANSYSEALSRVKQELGEDALVLSTRSLKPGTTFGKVGNYARVEITAAFEPPESKEQVAIKSGPWNDEKTLSLKEDDLDLKTLIFSLLSRTERAQTMGLKSHQVESYSRLVAGGVDERLASKIIEKASRGSSADNRNFRSERQEIVDLMKQVLLCDGEIKLEGKRTKKVIFVGPTGAGKTTTIAKIAADFALRKKKKVAMVTLDTFRIGAIDQLKTYGEIMGVPVETVRNCQELKALVQKHADKDLLLIDTMGKSHKDKAYSGQLKVMLNELGSVETQLVLSVTTQEKILQESMKQFSMLGIDRVLFTKLDEGMSFGSLFNFSLRTRIPFSYFTTGQRVPEDIEIANKEKVIKLIFN; translated from the coding sequence ATGCGAATTAGAAAAATTTTGGCAAATAGTTATTCCGAGGCCCTGTCCAGGGTGAAGCAAGAACTTGGGGAGGATGCTCTGGTTTTAAGTACCCGTTCCCTGAAACCAGGCACGACTTTTGGCAAGGTGGGAAATTACGCCAGGGTGGAAATCACTGCGGCTTTTGAACCCCCAGAAAGTAAAGAACAAGTGGCTATCAAAAGTGGTCCCTGGAATGATGAGAAGACCCTTTCTTTAAAAGAGGACGACCTGGATCTGAAGACCCTGATATTTTCATTGTTGAGCCGGACGGAACGGGCGCAAACTATGGGGTTGAAAAGCCACCAGGTGGAATCGTATTCGCGTTTGGTGGCAGGGGGGGTGGACGAGCGGCTGGCATCCAAAATAATCGAAAAAGCCTCCAGGGGGAGTTCAGCGGATAACCGCAATTTCCGTTCGGAGCGTCAGGAAATTGTTGATCTGATGAAGCAGGTTCTGCTTTGTGATGGTGAAATCAAGCTGGAGGGGAAACGAACCAAAAAGGTGATTTTTGTCGGACCCACCGGAGCGGGGAAGACCACCACGATCGCCAAGATTGCTGCAGATTTTGCCTTGCGGAAGAAGAAAAAGGTGGCGATGGTGACTCTCGACACCTTCCGGATAGGAGCCATCGACCAATTGAAAACGTACGGGGAAATCATGGGAGTTCCGGTAGAAACAGTACGCAACTGCCAGGAACTAAAGGCACTTGTCCAGAAACATGCCGATAAGGATCTTCTTTTGATCGACACGATGGGGAAAAGTCATAAGGATAAGGCTTATTCAGGTCAACTCAAGGTGATGCTCAATGAGTTGGGGAGCGTGGAAACTCAATTGGTGCTGAGTGTCACGACTCAGGAAAAAATTTTGCAGGAGTCCATGAAACAATTTTCCATGTTGGGAATTGACCGCGTACTATTTACTAAACTGGATGAAGGAATGAGTTTTGGTTCGTTGTTTAATTTCTCACTGCGGACACGGATTCCTTTTTCTTATTTTACTACGGGACAGAGAGTTCCAGAGGACATTGAAATTGCCAACAAGGAAAAGGTAATTAAATTGATTTTTAATTAA